A genomic stretch from Malus domestica chromosome 15, GDT2T_hap1 includes:
- the LOC103456023 gene encoding dehydration-responsive element-binding protein 3-like produces the protein MSADQPQSSETESSSNSSASASPPSSPSSLQTQNPQKPSSPIHQGIDTPCKKNAKRVRDSSKHPVYRGVRMRNWGKWVSEIREPRKKSRIWLGTFPTPEMAARAHDVAALSIKGNSAILNFPEFSDLLPRPVSNAPRDVQAAASKAAEMHQFDSIPSMSASPSSLSSLVSAIDNLSSESEELSEIVELPSLSCESTELRSEFVFVDSEDQWVYPPPWLPRVGEFECSELGSASSVGFECLLWDYN, from the coding sequence ATGAGCGCTGATCAACCCCAGAGTTCAGAAACTGAGAGCAGCTCCAACTCGTCCGCTTCCGCATCGCCTCCTTCCTCGCCTTCCTCactccaaacccaaaacccacaAAAACCCAGCTCGCCAATTCACCAAGGAATCGACACTCCCTGCAAAAAAAATGCCAAACGGGTCAGAGACTCCAGCAAACACCCGGTTTATCGGGGGGTCCGAATGAGGAACTGGGGCAAATGGGTATCCGAAATCCGCGAGCCTCGCAAGAAATCGCGCATTTGGCTCGGCACTTTTCCGACTCCTGAAATGGCCGCCAGGGCCCACGACGTCGCCGCTTTGAGCATCAAGGGCAACTCAGCGATTCTCAACTTCCCAGAGTTCTCCGACTTGCTGCCTCGCCCGGTTTCAAACGCCCCCCGCGATGTCCAGGCGGCCGCCAGCAAAGCCGCCGAAATGCACCAATTCGACTCCATCCCGTCAATGTCGGCGTCCCCCTCGTCGCTGTCCTCGCTGGTCTCGGCCATAGACAACTTGTCGTCCGAGTCGGAGGAGCTGAGCGAGATCGTCGAGTTGCCGAGTCTGAGTTGCGAGTCGACCGAGTTGAGAAGCGAGTTCGTGTTTGTGGACTCGGAGGACCAATGGGTTTATCCGCCGCCGTGGCTGCCGCGCGTTGGGGAGTTCGAATGCAGTGAGTTGGGTTCGGCGAGTTCAGTTGGGTTTGAGTGTTTGTTATGGGATTATAATTAA